The sequence ACGAGTGGTCCAACACCAAGCCCGGCTCGATCTACCACGCGCTCAAGCAGATGGCGAAGCAGGGCGTCCTGCATGCCCACGAGGTGGCGCCGAGCGCGGCGGGCGGACCGCCGCGCACCGAGTACGAGGTGACGGACGCCGGCCGCGAGGAGTACTTCAGGCTGCTGCGCGAGGCCCTGGCCGCGTACGACCAGAAGACGGACCTGCTGTCGGCCGCGATCGGCTTCATGGTCGACCTGCCGCGGGCCGAGGTGCTGGCGCTGCTGCGGGAGCGGCTGGCGAAGCTGGCGGGCTGGCGCTCGTCGGTGACGGACTACTACACGCCGGAGGGCGGTCCGGAGCAGCTGGGCCACATCGGCGAGATCATGCACCGCTGGGTCCACTCCGCGGACGCGGAGGCGGAGTGGACCCGGGGGCTGATCGCCCGGATCGAGGGCGGCGCCTACT comes from Streptomyces sp. NBC_01408 and encodes:
- a CDS encoding PadR family transcriptional regulator; translated protein: MSAIRLLVLGAVRQHGRAHGYQVRNDLEYWGAHEWSNTKPGSIYHALKQMAKQGVLHAHEVAPSAAGGPPRTEYEVTDAGREEYFRLLREALAAYDQKTDLLSAAIGFMVDLPRAEVLALLRERLAKLAGWRSSVTDYYTPEGGPEQLGHIGEIMHRWVHSADAEAEWTRGLIARIEGGAYSFAGEGGDPFLGVLADGQENPYA